A window of Cellulomonas fimi contains these coding sequences:
- a CDS encoding MMPL family transporter, with translation MSQVAGWITHRYVKYVVIALWLVVTALLGPLAGKLTSAQENDAESWLPADAESTEVLAAAAAFQPDDVVPAVVVYEREGGLEPSDQETVAADVAAFADLDGLAGEVVGPIPSQDGEAVQVIVPIDAPDGWDSLGPTVEAIRATADEGADGLVPYVTGPAGLAADQSEAFERIDSTLLFAAGGVVIVMLLLTYRSPVLWLLPVASAVVALTVAQAVVYVLADRFDLTVNAQSAGILTVLVFGAGTDYALLLVARYREELRKHGDRHAAMAEALHRASPAIIASAATVAAGMLVLLLATMNSTAGLGPVAAIGIGVALLVMLTLLPALLVTFGRWVFWPKVPHLGDDEPTTHGVWARIGAQVARHPRRTWLATAAVLAVASIGWLQLDPSGLSNEESFRTTQPSIEGEKVLEAHFDGGAGAPVVVLADAAQADAVRDAVAGVEGIDAGSVSEPLVADGLAYVEGTLESAPDSDAADATVDRVRDAVHAVPDADAIVGGTTAIDLDVQRASAADNRLLIPIILLVVFLVLVLLLRSLVAPLVLMGTVVLSFGAAIGISALVFHYAFGFGGTDSSFPLYTFVFLVALGIDYNIFLMTRVREEALRLGHRRGALVGLAATGGVITSAGLVLAGTFAALGTLPVVSFAEIGFAVALGVLLDTLVVRSILVTALNLDIGPRMWWPSALARRPEPAHARHAVDPADAVPQEPVGSR, from the coding sequence ATGTCCCAGGTCGCCGGGTGGATCACCCACCGCTACGTCAAGTACGTCGTCATCGCGTTGTGGCTCGTCGTCACCGCGTTGCTCGGCCCGCTCGCGGGCAAGCTCACGAGCGCGCAGGAGAACGACGCGGAGTCGTGGCTCCCGGCGGACGCGGAGTCCACGGAGGTGCTCGCGGCGGCGGCCGCGTTCCAGCCGGACGACGTGGTGCCGGCGGTCGTCGTCTACGAGCGCGAGGGCGGTCTGGAGCCGTCCGACCAAGAGACGGTCGCGGCGGACGTCGCGGCGTTCGCGGACCTCGACGGGCTCGCCGGGGAGGTCGTCGGTCCGATCCCGTCGCAGGACGGCGAGGCCGTGCAGGTGATCGTGCCGATCGACGCGCCCGACGGGTGGGACTCGCTCGGGCCGACGGTCGAGGCGATCCGCGCGACGGCCGACGAGGGCGCGGACGGGCTGGTGCCGTACGTGACCGGGCCGGCGGGACTCGCGGCGGACCAGTCGGAGGCGTTCGAGCGGATCGACTCGACGCTGCTGTTCGCCGCGGGCGGCGTCGTCATCGTGATGCTGCTGCTCACGTACCGCAGCCCGGTGCTGTGGCTGCTGCCGGTCGCGTCGGCGGTCGTCGCGCTCACCGTCGCGCAGGCGGTCGTGTACGTGCTCGCGGACCGGTTCGACCTCACGGTGAACGCGCAGAGCGCGGGCATCCTCACGGTCCTCGTCTTCGGCGCGGGCACGGACTACGCGCTGCTGCTGGTGGCCCGCTACCGGGAGGAGCTGCGCAAGCACGGCGACCGGCACGCGGCGATGGCGGAGGCGCTGCACCGCGCGAGCCCGGCGATCATCGCGTCGGCGGCGACGGTCGCCGCGGGCATGCTGGTCCTGCTGCTCGCGACGATGAACTCCACCGCCGGGCTCGGTCCGGTCGCCGCGATCGGCATCGGCGTCGCGCTGCTCGTCATGCTCACGCTGCTCCCCGCGCTGCTGGTGACGTTCGGGCGCTGGGTGTTCTGGCCGAAGGTGCCGCACCTGGGCGACGACGAGCCGACGACGCACGGCGTCTGGGCGCGGATCGGCGCGCAGGTCGCCCGCCACCCGCGTCGGACGTGGCTGGCCACCGCCGCGGTGCTGGCGGTCGCGAGCATCGGGTGGCTGCAGCTCGACCCGTCCGGGCTGTCGAACGAGGAGTCGTTCCGCACGACGCAGCCGTCGATCGAGGGCGAGAAGGTCCTGGAGGCGCACTTCGACGGCGGTGCCGGCGCCCCTGTCGTCGTCCTGGCGGACGCGGCGCAGGCCGACGCGGTCCGGGACGCCGTCGCGGGCGTCGAGGGCATCGACGCCGGCTCGGTGAGCGAGCCCCTGGTCGCCGACGGCCTCGCCTACGTCGAGGGGACGCTGGAGTCCGCACCCGACAGCGACGCGGCGGACGCGACCGTCGACCGGGTGCGCGACGCCGTGCACGCGGTGCCGGACGCCGACGCGATCGTCGGCGGCACGACCGCGATCGACCTCGACGTGCAGCGCGCGTCCGCGGCGGACAACCGGCTGCTCATCCCGATCATCCTGCTCGTCGTCTTCCTGGTCCTCGTGCTGCTGCTGCGCTCGCTCGTCGCCCCGCTCGTGCTCATGGGCACCGTGGTGCTGAGCTTCGGCGCGGCCATCGGGATCAGCGCGCTCGTCTTCCACTACGCGTTCGGGTTCGGCGGCACCGACTCGTCGTTCCCGCTCTACACGTTCGTGTTCCTCGTGGCGCTGGGCATCGACTACAACATCTTCCTCATGACGCGCGTGCGGGAGGAGGCGCTGCGGCTCGGGCACCGGCGGGGCGCGCTCGTCGGGCTCGCGGCCACCGGCGGCGTCATCACGTCCGCCGGCCTGGTCCTCGCGGGGACGTTCGCGGCGCTCGGCACGCTGCCCGTGGTGTCGTTCGCGGAGATCGGGTTCGCGGTCGCGCTCGGCGTGCTGCTCGACACGCTCGTCGTCCGCTCGATCCTCGTCACGGCGCTCAACCTCGACATCGGCCCGCGCATGTGGTGGCCGAGCGCGCTGGCCCGCCGCCCCGAGCCCGCGCACGCGCGGCACGCGGTCGACCCCGCCGACGCGGTCCCTCAGGAGCCGGTCGGCAGCCGCTGA
- a CDS encoding alpha/beta family hydrolase: protein MSGDDGTERRPVDVAGVVLTPGAGADRDHRTLVALEAALAPLPVLRLSFPNRERGSSAPDRPEVAVAHLRERAAAFAETLGVGTERLVLGGRSFGGRMSSLAVAQGLPAAGLVLLSYPLHPPGRPDRLRAEHLPDVAVPVLAVSGRRDPFGSPEELTTHLSTVRGPLTTVFVTGDHSPKDDAAVTAAVRDWLLGPAS from the coding sequence ATGAGCGGGGACGACGGCACCGAGCGGCGCCCGGTCGACGTCGCCGGGGTCGTGCTGACGCCCGGTGCGGGGGCCGACCGGGACCACCGGACGCTCGTCGCGCTGGAGGCCGCCCTCGCGCCGCTGCCCGTGCTGCGGCTGAGCTTCCCCAACCGCGAACGCGGCAGCAGCGCCCCGGACCGCCCCGAGGTGGCCGTGGCCCACCTGCGGGAGCGCGCCGCGGCCTTCGCGGAGACGCTCGGGGTCGGGACCGAGCGGCTCGTGCTGGGCGGGCGGTCGTTCGGCGGCCGCATGTCGTCGCTCGCCGTCGCGCAGGGGCTGCCCGCGGCGGGGCTCGTGCTGCTCTCCTACCCGCTGCACCCGCCGGGCCGCCCGGACCGGCTGCGCGCGGAGCACCTCCCGGACGTCGCGGTCCCCGTGCTGGCGGTGTCGGGACGGCGCGACCCGTTCGGCTCGCCCGAGGAGCTGACGACGCACCTGTCGACCGTCCGCGGCCCGCTGACCACGGTCTTCGTCACGGGCGACCACTCCCCGAAGGACGACGCGGCGGTGACGGCCGCCGTGCGCGACTGGCTGCTCGGCCCCGCTTCCTGA
- a CDS encoding aminotransferase class V-fold PLP-dependent enzyme, which yields MTTDARTATTATTTDPLASLRAAIDRVPGYLDAATCGLPPRATADAMRAGIDAWQAGRIDMAAYDDAVDRSRAAYARLVGVDVGSVAIGSQASSLVGLVAASVPDGAEVVVVDGDFASVVFPFLVHADRGVTVRQVPLEELAASVGPATAVVAFSLVQSRDGRVADADAVVAAARSVGALTVCDATQAVGWFPVDAGRFDVTVGAAYKWLAGPRGAAFLTVSDAARERLRPLSAGWYAGEEIWRSIYGPDMTLAHDARRFDVSPAWLVWLGTAPAVEAFASVDPSDVRAYDVGLADAFRDGVGLGPGGSAIVSLPDDDAGTLRSALTAAGCRVAGRGGGVRLAFHVWNDPDDVTRALAAVRPHLPR from the coding sequence ATGACGACCGACGCCCGCACCGCGACCACCGCGACCACGACCGACCCGCTCGCGTCCCTGCGCGCCGCGATCGACCGCGTGCCCGGGTACCTCGACGCGGCGACGTGCGGTCTCCCGCCGCGGGCGACCGCCGACGCGATGCGCGCCGGGATCGACGCCTGGCAGGCGGGGCGGATCGACATGGCCGCGTACGACGACGCCGTCGACCGGTCGCGCGCCGCCTACGCGCGCCTCGTGGGCGTGGACGTGGGATCGGTCGCGATCGGCTCCCAGGCGTCGAGCCTCGTCGGGCTGGTCGCGGCGAGCGTGCCCGACGGTGCCGAGGTCGTCGTCGTCGACGGGGACTTCGCGTCGGTCGTCTTCCCGTTCCTCGTGCACGCCGACCGGGGCGTGACCGTGCGCCAGGTGCCGCTGGAGGAGCTCGCGGCGAGCGTCGGGCCGGCGACGGCGGTCGTCGCGTTCTCGCTCGTGCAGTCGCGCGACGGGCGGGTCGCCGACGCCGACGCCGTCGTGGCGGCCGCGCGGTCGGTCGGCGCGCTCACGGTGTGCGACGCGACGCAGGCGGTCGGCTGGTTCCCCGTCGACGCGGGCCGCTTCGACGTGACCGTCGGCGCCGCGTACAAGTGGCTGGCCGGGCCGCGCGGCGCCGCGTTCCTCACGGTGAGCGACGCCGCCCGCGAGCGCCTGCGTCCCCTGTCGGCCGGCTGGTACGCCGGTGAGGAGATCTGGCGGTCGATCTACGGCCCGGACATGACGCTCGCGCACGACGCCCGCCGGTTCGACGTCTCCCCCGCGTGGCTCGTGTGGCTCGGCACCGCCCCCGCGGTCGAGGCGTTCGCGTCGGTCGACCCGTCCGACGTCCGCGCGTACGACGTCGGGCTCGCCGACGCGTTCCGGGACGGCGTCGGGCTCGGCCCCGGCGGCAGCGCGATCGTGTCGCTCCCCGACGACGACGCGGGCACGCTCCGCTCGGCGCTCACGGCCGCGGGCTGCCGCGTGGCCGGTCGCGGCGGCGGCGTCCGCCTGGCCTTCCACGTCTGGAACGACCCGGACGACGTCACCCGCGCGCTGGCCGCCGTCCGGCCCCACCTCCCCCGCTGA
- a CDS encoding RidA family protein: protein MDTITFLRPDGLVQSPAFSHAAVIPPGATTILVGGQNAVDASGALVGGDDVAAQVTKVMANVVTALEAAGAGVADLVSVTVLFVDGVDLAAAYGAAAPALAREGAPPLVTAARVAGLGVPGALVEVSAVAAVVR from the coding sequence ATGGACACGATCACGTTCCTCCGGCCCGACGGGCTCGTGCAGAGCCCCGCGTTCTCCCACGCCGCGGTGATCCCGCCCGGTGCGACGACGATCCTCGTCGGCGGGCAGAACGCCGTCGACGCGTCCGGCGCGCTCGTCGGCGGGGACGACGTCGCCGCCCAGGTCACGAAGGTCATGGCGAACGTCGTCACGGCCCTCGAGGCCGCCGGTGCGGGCGTCGCCGACCTCGTGAGCGTCACCGTGCTGTTCGTCGACGGCGTCGACCTCGCCGCGGCCTACGGCGCCGCCGCCCCGGCCCTCGCGCGCGAGGGCGCCCCGCCGCTCGTCACCGCCGCGCGCGTCGCGGGCCTCGGCGTCCCGGGCGCGCTCGTCGAGGTCTCCGCGGTCGCGGCCGTCGTCCGCTGA
- a CDS encoding DivIVA domain-containing protein: protein MLTADDVLRARFTATKFRDGYDQDEVDDLLDRVARTLRAREGGEPTTDPVTVAEIDAARFSVRRFTEGYDEVQVDALLTEVRATLVAPAVARPAAAPAPGSGAASGGAPGDVPGLLPSKPSSGWRRLFGR from the coding sequence GTGCTGACCGCCGACGACGTCCTGCGGGCGAGGTTCACCGCCACGAAGTTCCGCGACGGGTACGACCAGGACGAGGTCGACGACCTCCTCGACCGCGTCGCCCGCACGCTGCGCGCCCGCGAGGGCGGCGAGCCGACGACGGATCCCGTCACCGTCGCCGAGATCGACGCCGCCCGGTTCAGCGTCCGCCGGTTCACCGAGGGGTACGACGAGGTGCAGGTCGACGCCCTGCTCACCGAGGTCCGCGCGACGCTCGTGGCCCCCGCCGTCGCACGCCCGGCGGCCGCGCCCGCCCCCGGGTCCGGTGCTGCGTCGGGTGGCGCGCCCGGCGACGTCCCGGGCCTGCTCCCGTCCAAGCCGTCGTCGGGCTGGCGGCGGCTGTTCGGTCGCTGA
- a CDS encoding Cof-type HAD-IIB family hydrolase, whose product MSAETPVLEPPVLDEVPDVRLVALDMDGSLLDDDKRVHPTFWPLLDELLARGVMVCPASGRQYATLRAQIGRDDLVYVAENGAYVVRGGVELASDTLETATAHDVVDVVRAEAAAGLDVGTVLCGKRSAYVERADDRFLAQCRPYYALLEVVDDLRAVDDDVLKVAVYDFGPAERGAGPALSELRRESRVVVSGQHWVDVMSRTVDKGAALRRVQEQLGVTRDQTMAFGDYFNDLGMLDAAAWSFAMDNAHPEVRAHARFVAPSNNDNGVVRTIASALGIAIG is encoded by the coding sequence GTGAGCGCCGAGACCCCCGTGCTGGAACCGCCCGTCCTCGACGAGGTGCCCGACGTGCGCCTGGTGGCGCTCGACATGGACGGGTCGCTGCTCGACGACGACAAGCGCGTGCACCCGACGTTCTGGCCGCTGCTCGACGAGCTGCTCGCGCGCGGCGTCATGGTGTGCCCCGCGAGCGGCCGGCAGTACGCGACGCTGCGCGCCCAGATCGGCCGCGACGACCTCGTCTACGTCGCGGAGAACGGCGCATACGTGGTGCGCGGCGGCGTCGAGCTCGCGTCGGACACCCTGGAGACGGCGACCGCGCACGACGTCGTGGACGTGGTGCGGGCCGAGGCCGCCGCGGGCCTCGACGTCGGGACCGTCCTGTGCGGCAAGCGGTCCGCGTACGTCGAGCGGGCCGACGACCGGTTCCTCGCGCAGTGCCGGCCCTACTACGCGCTCCTGGAGGTCGTCGACGACCTGCGCGCCGTCGACGACGACGTGCTCAAGGTCGCCGTCTACGACTTCGGACCCGCCGAGCGCGGCGCCGGTCCCGCGCTGTCCGAGCTGCGCCGCGAGTCGCGCGTCGTCGTGTCCGGCCAGCACTGGGTCGACGTCATGAGCCGCACGGTCGACAAGGGCGCCGCGCTGCGACGCGTCCAGGAGCAGCTCGGCGTCACGCGCGACCAGACCATGGCGTTCGGCGACTACTTCAACGACCTCGGCATGCTCGACGCCGCCGCGTGGTCGTTCGCGATGGACAACGCGCACCCCGAGGTCCGCGCGCACGCGCGCTTCGTCGCCCCGTCGAACAACGACAACGGCGTCGTCCGCACGATCGCGTCCGCGCTGGGCATCGCGATCGGGTGA
- a CDS encoding ATP-dependent Clp protease ATP-binding subunit yields the protein MFERFTDRARRVVVLAQEEARMLNHNYIGTEHILLGLIHEGEGVAAKALESLGISLEAVRAQVQEIIGEGQQAPSGHIPFTPRAKKVLELSLREALQLGHNYIGTEHILLGLIREGEGVAAQVLNKLGADLNRVRQQVIQLVSGYQGKEPVAAGGPQEGQPSGSAVLDQFGRNLTQAARDGKLDPVIGREKEIERVMQVLSRRTKNNPVLIGEPGVGKTAVVEGLAQDIVRGDVPETLKDKQLYTLDLGALVAGSRYRGDFEERLKKVLKEIRTRGDIILFIDEIHTLVGAGAAEGAIDAASILKPMLARGELQTIGATTLDEYRKYVEKDPALERRFQPIQVSEPNLQHAIEILKGLRDRYEAHHRVSITDAALVAAATLADRYVNDRYLPDKAIDLVDEAGARLRIRRMTAPPELRELDEQIAETRRDKESAIDEQDFEKAARLRDAEKQLGLKRQEKEKAWKSGDLDAVAEVDEELIAEVLANATGIPVFKLTEEESSRLLRMEDELHKRVVGQDAAIKALSQAIRRTRAGLKDPKRPGGSFIFAGPTGVGKTELAKALAEFLFGDEDALIQLDMSEFSEKHTVSRLFGSPPGYVGYDEGGQLTEKVRRRPFSVVLFDEVEKAHADIFNSLLQILEDGRLTDSQGRVVDFKNTVIIMTTNLGTRDIAKGLQTGFQAGGDLSTSYERMKAKVNDELKTHFRPEFLNRVDDVVVFPQLSQPEIFAIVDLMVAKLDKRLRDKDMGIELTPAAKKLLSEKGYDPVLGARPLRRAIQRDIEDALSEKILFGELKGGQLVVVDAEGEGLLGEFIFRGIAKGLRKEPVPVGASVGTPGSGTDVPAAPPISGAGDGGTGTQPLGA from the coding sequence ATGTTCGAGAGATTCACGGACCGAGCCCGCCGCGTCGTCGTCCTCGCCCAGGAAGAGGCGCGGATGCTGAACCACAACTACATCGGCACCGAGCACATCCTCCTGGGTCTGATCCACGAGGGTGAGGGTGTCGCGGCCAAGGCCCTGGAGTCGCTCGGCATCTCCCTCGAGGCCGTCCGCGCCCAGGTGCAGGAGATCATCGGCGAGGGCCAGCAGGCGCCGTCGGGTCACATCCCGTTCACGCCGCGCGCCAAGAAGGTCCTCGAGCTGTCCCTGCGCGAGGCGCTGCAGCTCGGCCACAACTACATCGGCACCGAGCACATCCTGCTCGGCCTGATCCGCGAGGGTGAGGGCGTCGCCGCCCAGGTGCTCAACAAGCTGGGCGCCGACCTCAACCGCGTCCGCCAGCAGGTGATCCAGCTGGTGTCGGGCTACCAGGGCAAGGAGCCGGTCGCTGCCGGCGGCCCCCAGGAGGGTCAGCCCTCGGGCTCGGCCGTGCTCGACCAGTTCGGTCGCAACCTCACGCAGGCGGCGCGTGACGGCAAGCTCGACCCGGTCATCGGGCGCGAGAAGGAGATCGAGCGGGTCATGCAGGTGCTGTCCCGCCGCACCAAGAACAACCCGGTGCTCATCGGCGAGCCCGGCGTCGGCAAGACGGCCGTCGTCGAGGGCCTCGCGCAGGACATCGTCCGCGGCGACGTGCCGGAGACGCTCAAGGACAAGCAGCTCTACACGCTGGACCTGGGCGCGCTCGTGGCCGGCTCCCGCTACCGCGGTGACTTCGAGGAGCGCCTGAAGAAGGTCCTCAAGGAGATCCGCACGCGCGGCGACATCATCCTGTTCATCGACGAGATCCACACCCTCGTGGGTGCGGGTGCCGCCGAGGGCGCGATCGACGCCGCGTCGATCCTCAAGCCGATGCTCGCCCGCGGCGAGCTGCAGACCATCGGTGCGACGACGCTCGACGAGTACCGCAAGTACGTCGAGAAGGACCCGGCCCTGGAGCGCCGCTTCCAGCCGATCCAGGTGTCCGAGCCGAACCTCCAGCACGCGATCGAGATCCTCAAGGGTCTGCGCGACCGCTACGAGGCGCACCACCGCGTCTCGATCACGGACGCCGCGCTCGTCGCCGCCGCGACGCTGGCCGACCGGTACGTCAACGACCGGTACCTGCCGGACAAGGCGATCGACCTGGTCGACGAGGCCGGCGCACGCCTGCGCATCCGCCGCATGACGGCTCCGCCGGAGCTGCGCGAGCTCGACGAGCAGATCGCCGAGACGCGCCGCGACAAGGAGTCGGCGATCGACGAGCAGGACTTCGAGAAGGCCGCCCGCCTGCGCGACGCCGAGAAGCAGCTCGGCCTCAAGCGCCAGGAGAAGGAGAAGGCCTGGAAGTCCGGCGACCTCGACGCGGTCGCGGAGGTCGACGAGGAGCTCATCGCCGAGGTGCTGGCGAACGCCACGGGCATCCCGGTGTTCAAGCTCACCGAGGAGGAGTCCAGCCGCCTGCTCCGCATGGAGGACGAGCTGCACAAGCGGGTCGTCGGCCAGGACGCCGCCATCAAGGCGCTGTCGCAGGCCATCCGCCGCACGCGCGCCGGGCTCAAGGACCCGAAGCGTCCCGGTGGGTCGTTCATCTTCGCGGGCCCCACGGGCGTCGGGAAGACCGAGCTCGCCAAGGCGCTCGCGGAGTTCCTGTTCGGTGACGAGGACGCGCTGATCCAGCTCGACATGTCCGAGTTCTCGGAGAAGCACACCGTGTCGCGGCTGTTCGGCTCGCCCCCCGGGTACGTCGGCTACGACGAGGGCGGTCAGCTCACCGAGAAGGTGCGCCGTCGTCCGTTCTCCGTCGTCCTGTTCGACGAGGTCGAGAAGGCGCACGCGGACATCTTCAACTCGCTGCTGCAGATCCTCGAGGACGGTCGCCTGACCGACTCGCAGGGCCGGGTGGTCGACTTCAAGAACACCGTCATCATCATGACCACCAACCTCGGCACGCGGGACATCGCCAAGGGCCTGCAGACCGGCTTCCAGGCCGGCGGCGACCTGTCGACGTCCTACGAGCGGATGAAGGCCAAGGTCAACGACGAGCTCAAGACGCACTTCCGTCCGGAGTTCCTCAACCGCGTCGACGACGTCGTCGTGTTCCCGCAGCTCTCGCAGCCGGAGATCTTCGCGATCGTCGACCTGATGGTCGCGAAGCTCGACAAGCGTCTGCGCGACAAGGACATGGGCATCGAGCTCACCCCGGCGGCCAAGAAGCTGCTGTCGGAGAAGGGCTACGACCCGGTCCTGGGCGCCCGGCCGCTGCGCCGTGCGATCCAGCGGGACATCGAGGACGCGCTGTCCGAGAAGATCCTGTTCGGCGAGCTCAAGGGCGGCCAGCTGGTCGTCGTCGACGCCGAGGGGGAGGGGCTGCTCGGGGAGTTCATCTTCCGCGGCATCGCCAAGGGTCTGCGCAAGGAGCCCGTCCCGGTCGGCGCGAGCGTCGGCACCCCGGGCTCCGGCACGGACGTGCCGGCGGCCCCGCCGATCTCCGGCGCCGGCGACGGCGGCACCGGAACCCAGCCGCTCGGCGCCTGA
- a CDS encoding DUF4862 family protein, producing the protein MTTPDLYVSAYITAPTDPAAEDRFFDAVADLDLAGLEFALQPEGHRTLVPAWIDAHVPAVRDLVVSLVPTMTARRADVPAYGLASTDAEQRARAIDDVARARDLAHVLADRHGVRRVSAVEVHSAPGPLLGSRDAFERSLDEILGWDLAGAELLVEHCDALVPGQTPAKGFLGLDDEIALVQSFGLAPDLLGMVVNWGRSAIEGRDTATPVAHTRAVADAGLLRLLVLSGATDADTAWGAAWGDMHIPPRGDHPALAASSASLLGPPEIAATLAAAGDVPRIGLKWGVRPLDADVATRLAVVTATIDQVAAARPAPVAR; encoded by the coding sequence ATGACGACGCCCGACCTGTACGTCTCCGCGTACATCACCGCCCCGACCGACCCCGCCGCCGAGGACCGGTTCTTCGACGCCGTCGCGGACCTCGACCTCGCCGGCCTCGAGTTCGCGCTCCAGCCCGAGGGGCACCGGACGCTCGTCCCCGCCTGGATCGACGCGCACGTCCCCGCGGTACGCGACCTGGTCGTCTCCCTCGTGCCGACGATGACCGCGCGCCGCGCCGACGTCCCGGCCTACGGCCTCGCGTCCACCGACGCCGAGCAGCGCGCCCGAGCGATCGACGACGTGGCCCGCGCCCGCGACCTCGCGCACGTCCTCGCCGACCGGCACGGCGTCCGGCGCGTCAGCGCCGTCGAGGTGCACAGCGCGCCCGGCCCGCTCCTCGGCTCACGGGACGCGTTCGAGCGCTCGCTCGACGAGATCCTCGGCTGGGACCTCGCGGGCGCCGAGCTGCTCGTCGAGCACTGCGACGCGCTCGTGCCCGGGCAGACGCCCGCCAAGGGCTTCCTCGGCCTCGACGACGAGATCGCGCTCGTGCAGTCGTTCGGGCTCGCGCCCGACCTGCTCGGCATGGTCGTCAACTGGGGACGCTCCGCGATCGAGGGCCGCGACACCGCGACCCCCGTGGCGCACACGCGCGCCGTCGCCGACGCCGGCCTGCTCCGGCTCCTCGTCCTGTCCGGTGCGACCGACGCCGACACCGCGTGGGGAGCCGCGTGGGGCGACATGCACATCCCACCGCGCGGCGACCACCCGGCGCTCGCCGCGTCGTCGGCGTCGCTGCTCGGCCCGCCGGAGATCGCGGCCACCCTCGCGGCAGCCGGCGACGTCCCGCGGATCGGGCTCAAGTGGGGCGTCCGCCCGCTCGACGCCGACGTCGCCACCCGCCTCGCGGTCGTCACCGCGACGATCGACCAGGTGGCCGCCGCACGCCCCGCCCCCGTGGCCCGCTGA
- a CDS encoding TRAP transporter substrate-binding protein, whose translation MRRNTVVSVTALTFAAALGLAACSTGTGTAAGDSTGSSGGEAATVFKVAFNQQPNHPQFRALDAMGERIKERTDGAYDLEIYPNETLGAQKETIELVQSGAVEFSVVASPLMENFNPDFVVFNLPFTFDSQDHQRETTNDPDIVSELYSSLDDQDLHVLAAFHGGVRSMYNGEKPIETPADLEGMKVRVIESDTNIEMIRLMGGTGTPMGMGEVYGALQSGVIDAAENNELTYANVKHAEVAPYFSYTRHLMLPDYLITNPAVMDGLPDDVRAIFEEELAAAVEEEGDLWKTEIEVAKEMATEAGAQFNEADADAFAEVIRPLTESKLDNEFIREIHEKVRAAAE comes from the coding sequence ATGAGGCGAAACACCGTCGTTTCCGTCACCGCGCTCACCTTCGCCGCCGCGCTCGGCCTCGCCGCGTGCAGCACCGGCACCGGCACCGCCGCCGGCGACAGCACCGGCTCGTCGGGCGGTGAGGCCGCGACCGTCTTCAAGGTCGCGTTCAACCAGCAGCCCAACCACCCGCAGTTCCGGGCGCTCGACGCGATGGGCGAGCGCATCAAGGAGCGCACCGACGGCGCGTACGACCTGGAGATCTACCCGAACGAGACCCTGGGCGCGCAGAAGGAGACCATCGAGCTCGTCCAGTCGGGTGCCGTCGAGTTCTCGGTCGTCGCGAGCCCGCTGATGGAGAACTTCAACCCCGACTTCGTGGTCTTCAACCTGCCGTTCACGTTCGACTCGCAGGATCACCAGCGCGAGACGACGAACGACCCCGACATCGTGTCCGAGCTGTACTCATCGCTCGACGACCAGGACCTGCACGTGCTCGCCGCGTTCCACGGCGGTGTCCGGTCGATGTACAACGGCGAGAAGCCGATCGAGACGCCCGCCGACCTCGAGGGCATGAAGGTCCGCGTCATCGAGTCCGACACGAACATCGAGATGATCCGCCTCATGGGCGGCACCGGGACGCCCATGGGCATGGGCGAGGTGTACGGCGCGCTCCAGTCGGGCGTCATCGACGCGGCCGAGAACAACGAGCTCACCTACGCGAACGTCAAGCACGCCGAGGTCGCGCCGTACTTCAGCTACACGCGGCACCTCATGCTGCCCGACTACCTCATCACCAACCCGGCGGTCATGGACGGCCTGCCCGACGACGTGCGCGCGATCTTCGAGGAGGAGCTCGCGGCCGCGGTCGAGGAGGAGGGCGACCTCTGGAAGACCGAGATCGAGGTCGCCAAGGAGATGGCGACCGAGGCTGGTGCCCAGTTCAACGAGGCCGACGCCGACGCGTTCGCCGAGGTCATCCGGCCGCTCACGGAGTCGAAGCTCGACAACGAGTTCATCCGCGAGATCCACGAGAAGGTCCGCGCCGCGGCCGAGTGA